One segment of Gordonia terrae DNA contains the following:
- a CDS encoding nuclear transport factor 2 family protein — MTETTHTSPTDDRTVTRETALAAVNRYLDAIANATTPEQISDLYVENATVEDPVGSAPQRGKDAIAAFFAPLTQAKRETELLTFRHSGSSAAFHFVVRTHTPDGVVVIEPIDVMTFTADGLIVSVEAYWSPEDMRIG; from the coding sequence ATGACCGAGACGACACATACATCCCCGACGGACGACAGGACAGTCACCCGCGAGACAGCTCTGGCCGCAGTCAATCGGTACCTCGACGCCATCGCGAATGCGACCACGCCGGAACAGATCTCCGACCTGTACGTCGAGAACGCGACGGTCGAGGATCCGGTGGGGTCGGCGCCGCAGCGCGGCAAAGACGCCATCGCCGCGTTCTTCGCGCCACTGACTCAGGCCAAGCGCGAGACCGAGCTGCTGACCTTCCGGCACAGCGGCAGTTCCGCGGCATTCCATTTCGTCGTACGCACACACACCCCCGACGGTGTCGTCGTGATCGAACCGATCGACGTGATGACGTTCACCGCGGACGGCCTGATCGTCTCGGTCGAGGCCTACTGGTCTCCCGAAGACATGCGCATCGGATGA
- a CDS encoding ferredoxin--NADP reductase, with amino-acid sequence MYSQGPDVQSGACRVRVVGVVEETHDARSILVEPHPDHSSAFDYSPGQFLTIRVPDVGSGTARCYSLSSSPHVDPTMKITVKRVDGGHGSNWLCDNVDEGDELEVLPPSGSFKARTLDESVVLVAGGSGITPVMAIAKSILFAGSGHVLLIYANRDEKSVIFGQELRELTGRFADRLTVIHALQSVQGFLTVEALSALIRPLADRAVYTCGPAPLMKVVKEACATAGVESSRVMSERFVSLTSDPFGGVRESVPDHAEDDGSETAADVGAIEVTLDGETLSVPWSGSKRLLDALLDAGVDAPFSCREGACSACVCTLTSGEVRMTRNEVLEDEDVADGYILTCQAEMVSPEISIEY; translated from the coding sequence ATGTATTCACAAGGACCGGACGTGCAGTCCGGCGCGTGCAGGGTGCGCGTCGTCGGCGTCGTGGAGGAAACTCATGATGCGCGGTCCATCTTGGTCGAACCGCATCCCGATCACTCGTCGGCGTTCGACTACAGCCCTGGGCAGTTCCTGACGATCCGCGTTCCGGACGTCGGGTCGGGCACGGCGAGGTGCTACTCGCTGTCGAGTTCGCCGCACGTCGACCCGACAATGAAGATCACCGTGAAGAGAGTCGACGGTGGCCATGGCTCGAACTGGTTGTGCGACAACGTGGACGAGGGTGATGAACTCGAGGTTCTTCCGCCGTCGGGCAGCTTCAAAGCGCGCACGCTCGACGAATCGGTGGTCCTGGTGGCCGGCGGTAGCGGGATCACCCCGGTCATGGCCATCGCCAAGTCCATTCTCTTCGCCGGCTCCGGCCATGTTCTGCTGATCTACGCGAATCGGGACGAGAAGTCGGTCATCTTCGGGCAGGAGTTGCGCGAGCTGACCGGCCGGTTCGCCGATCGCCTCACCGTGATCCACGCGCTGCAGTCGGTCCAAGGCTTTCTGACCGTCGAGGCGTTGTCCGCATTGATACGGCCGCTCGCCGACCGGGCCGTCTACACGTGCGGACCTGCACCCCTGATGAAAGTGGTGAAAGAGGCCTGCGCCACGGCCGGTGTGGAATCGTCGCGCGTCATGTCCGAGCGGTTCGTGTCGCTGACCTCGGACCCATTCGGTGGGGTTCGGGAGTCCGTGCCGGATCACGCCGAAGATGACGGGTCCGAGACCGCCGCGGACGTCGGCGCGATCGAGGTGACACTCGATGGGGAAACGCTGTCCGTACCTTGGTCGGGATCCAAGCGACTGCTGGACGCACTCCTCGATGCCGGCGTCGATGCCCCGTTCTCCTGCCGGGAAGGGGCCTGTAGTGCCTGCGTGTGCACACTGACTTCCGGCGAGGTGCGGATGACTCGCAACGAGGTGCTCGAAGACGAGGACGTCGCCGACGGATACATCCTCACCTGTCAGGCGGAGATGGTCTCCCCGGAGATCTCCATCGAGTACTGA